One part of the Arabidopsis thaliana chromosome 1 sequence genome encodes these proteins:
- a CDS encoding cysteine-rich TM module stress tolerance protein (unknown protein; FUNCTIONS IN: molecular_function unknown; INVOLVED IN: biological_process unknown; LOCATED IN: chloroplast; EXPRESSED IN: 14 plant structures; EXPRESSED DURING: 7 growth stages; BEST Arabidopsis thaliana protein match is: unknown protein (TAIR:AT2G32210.1); Has 189 Blast hits to 189 proteins in 27 species: Archae - 0; Bacteria - 0; Metazoa - 0; Fungi - 21; Plants - 168; Viruses - 0; Other Eukaryotes - 0 (source: NCBI BLink).): MSQYDHNQSAGANPPPPMSTCTSPPPPIGYPTNQPSHGSVAQGKVETKSKGDGFFKGCLAAMCCCCALDICF; encoded by the exons ATGAGCCAGTACGATCACAACCAGTCTGCAG GAGCTAACCCACCGCCACCGATGTCTACCTGTAcatcaccaccaccgccgATTGGTTACCCGACTAACCAACCGAGTCATGGTTCGGTAGCTCAGGGTAAAGTGGAAACCAAGTCTAAGGGTGACGGATTCTTCAAAGGCTG TCTTGCGGCCATGTGTTGCTGTTGTGCCCTGGACATTTGCTTCTAA
- a CDS encoding NAD(P)-binding Rossmann-fold superfamily protein (NAD(P)-binding Rossmann-fold superfamily protein; FUNCTIONS IN: binding, oxidoreductase activity, acting on the CH-OH group of donors, NAD or NADP as acceptor, catalytic activity, cofactor binding; INVOLVED IN: metabolic process; LOCATED IN: cellular_component unknown; EXPRESSED IN: 24 plant structures; EXPRESSED DURING: 15 growth stages; CONTAINS InterPro DOMAIN/s: D-isomer specific 2-hydroxyacid dehydrogenase, NAD-binding (InterPro:IPR006140), UBA/THIF-type NAD/FAD binding fold (InterPro:IPR000594), Molybdenum cofactor biosynthesis, MoeB (InterPro:IPR009036), NAD(P)-binding domain (InterPro:IPR016040); BEST Arabidopsis thaliana protein match is: SUMO-activating enzyme 2 (TAIR:AT2G21470.1); Has 12729 Blast hits to 12531 proteins in 2437 species: Archae - 211; Bacteria - 8204; Metazoa - 1010; Fungi - 713; Plants - 367; Viruses - 0; Other Eukaryotes - 2224 (source: NCBI BLink).): MEVGFKALLDDLDVLEKSLSDPALINKLRSHVENLATLSKCNPHRRSKVKELSSEVVDSNPYSRLMALQRMGIVDNYERIREFSVAIVGIGGVGSVAAEMLTRCGIGRLLLYDYDTVELANMNRLFFRPDQVGMTKTDAAVQTLAEINPDVVLESFTMNITTVQGFETFTSSLTNKSFCPSKEGGSGVDLVLSCVDNYEARMAVNQACNELRQTWMESGVSEDAVSGHIQLLVPGETACFACAPPLVVASGIDERTLKREGVCAASLPTTMGVVAGLLVQNSLKFLLNFGEVSPYLGYNSLKDFFPTMKMRPNPQCSNVACLERQKEYMLAKPERDAAAKAKMEADASTTIDEGPLHDDNEWNISVVDDENEKDTTKAASSSDTLPEGLTRELPVADEYEKAIAIASGSGETEEEDDLEDLKKQLEALNAA; encoded by the exons ATGGAGGTTGGATTCAAGGCATTGCTCGATGATCTTGACGTTCTCGAGAAATCTCTCTCAGATCCGGCTCTGATCAACAAG CTGCGATCACATGTTGAGAATCTAGCCACTCTGTCTAAATGTAATCCTCACCGGCGTTCCAAAGTCAAG GAACTAAGCTCGGAAGTGGTAGATAGTAATCCTTACAGTAGGCTTATGGCACTTCAGCGGATGGGCATTGTGGACAACTATGAGAGAATTAGAGAGTTTTCCGTCGCCATTGTT GGAATTGGTGGTGTTGGAAGTGTTGCGGCTGAGATGCTTACCAGATGTGGTATTGGTCGTCTTTTGTTGTATGACTATGACACTGTCGAACTAGCTAACATGAACAGACTGTTTTTTAGACCGGACCAG GTTGGTATGACAAAGACTGATGCTGCTGTCCAAACCCTTGCAGAAATAAACCCTGACGTAGTTCTTGAA AGTTTCACAATGAACATAACAACAGTGCAAGGCTTTGAAACCTTCACGTCCAGCTTGACAAACAAGTCATTTTGTCCTAGCAAAGAGGGCGGCAGTGGTGTGGATCTTGTTTTGAGTTGTGTCGATAACTATGAAGCAAGGATGGCTGTCAACCAG GCATGCAATGAGTTACGTCAAACATGGATGGAGTCAG GTGTATCCGAAGATGCTGTTTCAGGTCACATACAGCTCTTGGTTCCCGGAGAAACTGCTTGTTTTGCTTGTGCACCTCCCCTg GTCGTGGCATCTGGAATTGATGAACGGACACTTAAACGGGAAGGGGTCTGTGCTGCATCTCTGCCAACTACTATG GGTGTTGTTGCGGGGCTTTTGGTTCAAAACTCTCTCAAGTTCTTACTAAATTTTGGTGAAGTTTCTCCATACTTG GGTTATAATTCACTGAAGGATTTTTTCCCAACCATGAAAATGAGACCAAATCCACAATGCTCGAATGTAGCTTGTCTAGAGCGGCAG AAAGAATATATGCTTGCAAAACCAGAAAGGGATGCTGCTGCTAAAGCTAAGATGGAAGCTGATGCATCCACAACTATCGATGAAGGTCCACTCCATGATGATAATGAGTGGAACATAAG TGTTGTCGATGATGAAAATGAGAAGGATACTACAAAAGCTGCCTCAAGTTCAG ATACATTACCCGAAGGGCTTACTCGGGAGCTTCCAGTTGCAGATGAGTATGAGAAAGCAATAGCCATAGCCTCAGGGTcaggagaaacagaggaggaagatgacCTTGAAGATCTGAAGAAACAGCTCGAAGCTCTCAACGCTGCTTGA
- the KMS2 gene encoding vacuole membrane-like protein (BEST Arabidopsis thaliana protein match is: SNARE associated Golgi protein family (TAIR:AT4G14950.1); Has 332 Blast hits to 326 proteins in 115 species: Archae - 0; Bacteria - 11; Metazoa - 174; Fungi - 0; Plants - 74; Viruses - 0; Other Eukaryotes - 73 (source: NCBI BLink).) has translation MGYGNRASSKTPAISGLREKHQQDLEKLTLTSQPFKTLRLFVVAVFLYVRRWSSYLLANVGWLILFCSIFVAFAALLVTLDGPHVKHVEELSEYTRFGLWWIFLGVASSIGLGSGLHTFVLYLGPHIALFTIKVMQCGRVDLKSAIYDTIQLKRSPSWLDKPCHEFGSPVFSSGVPLSSILPQVQIEAILWGLGTALGELPPYFISRAASLSGGKMKELETCSGDDNGFIAKRVNQIKSWLLSHSQYLNFFTILILASVPNPLFDLAGIMCGQFEKPFWEFFLATLIGKAIIKTHIQTVFIICVCNNQLLDWVENELIYILSFVPGFASALPELTAKLRLMKEKYLIASPPVSSDINVKKWDLSFASVWNGVVWLMLLNFFGQIVTSTAQRYLKKQQEEELDALTNKSSLTSKKSK, from the exons ATGGGTTATGGAAATCGAGCTTCTTCTAAAACTCCTGCGATCTCAG GTTTGCGTGAAAAGCATCAACAGGATCTTGAAAAACTGACATTGACCTCACAACCATTCAAAACCTTGAGATtatttgttgttgctgttttTCTCTATGTTAGAAGATGGTCCTCTTACCTTCTTGCAAATGTTGGCTGGCTTATACTTTTTTGTAGCATTTTTGTTGCATTTGCAGCTCTTCTTGTGACCCTAGATGGGCCTCACGTCAAG CATGTTGAAGAACTGTCTGAGTACACCAGGTTTGGACTATGGTGGATATTCTTAGGTGTTGCATCATCAATTGGTCTTG GATCTGGTTTGCATacatttgttctttatttggGTCCCCATATTGCTTTATTTACCATAAAAGTAATGCAGTGCGGGCGAGTCGATTTAAAGAGTGCTATATATGATACAATTCAGTTGAAGAGAAGCCCTTCATGGCTTGATAAACCATGCCACGAGTTTGGCTCCCCAGTTTTTTCTTCTGGAGTTCCTCTTAGCAGTATACTACCACAGGTTCAGATAGAAGCCATCCTATGGGGTCTAGGAACAGCGTTGGGAGAACTTCCTCCTTACTTTATCTCCAGAGCAG CAAGTCTTTCCGGTGGCAAAATGAAAGAATTGGAGACATGTTCTGGTGACGATAACGGATTCATTGCTAAACGCGTAAATCAGATCAAAAGCTGGTTATTGTCGCATTCACAATATCTCAACTTCTTCACAATCCTGATTCTTGCTTCG GTTCCTAACCCATTATTCGACCTTGCTGGAATCATGTGTGGACAATTCGAGAAACCGTTTTGGGAGTTTTTCCTTGCAACCTTGATTGGAAAGGCAATCATCAAGACACATATACAG ACGGTTTTCATCATATGCGTCTGTAATAATCAGCTTCTTGACTGGGTAGAGAATGAGCTGATATATATTCTGAGCTTTGTGCCCGGTTTTGCTTCTGCATTGCCTGAGCTCACAGCGAAACTCCGCTTAATGAAAGAGAAGTACTTGATTGCTTCGCCTCCAGTATCTTCTGATATCAAT GTCAAGAAATGGGATCTTTCTTTTGCATCCGTGTGGAACGGAGTCGTGTGGCTGatgcttttgaatttcttcgGCCAGATTGTGACTTCAACTGCACAGAGATACctaaagaagcaacaagaagaagaactagaTGCCTTGACCAACAAGTCGTCGCTGACCTCAAAGAAATCTAAGTAG
- the KMS2 gene encoding vacuole membrane-like protein, translating into MKKTVKFSNFLLVQHVEELSEYTRFGLWWIFLGVASSIGLGSGLHTFVLYLGPHIALFTIKVMQCGRVDLKSAIYDTIQLKRSPSWLDKPCHEFGSPVFSSGVPLSSILPQVQIEAILWGLGTALGELPPYFISRAASLSGGKMKELETCSGDDNGFIAKRVNQIKSWLLSHSQYLNFFTILILASVPNPLFDLAGIMCGQFEKPFWEFFLATLIGKAIIKTHIQTVFIICVCNNQLLDWVENELIYILSFVPGFASALPELTAKLRLMKEKYLIASPPVSSDINVKKWDLSFASVWNGVVWLMLLNFFGQIVTSTAQRYLKKQQEEELDALTNKSSLTSKKSK; encoded by the exons atGAAGAAAACggtaaaattttctaattttctccTCGTGCAGCATGTTGAAGAACTGTCTGAGTACACCAGGTTTGGACTATGGTGGATATTCTTAGGTGTTGCATCATCAATTGGTCTTG GATCTGGTTTGCATacatttgttctttatttggGTCCCCATATTGCTTTATTTACCATAAAAGTAATGCAGTGCGGGCGAGTCGATTTAAAGAGTGCTATATATGATACAATTCAGTTGAAGAGAAGCCCTTCATGGCTTGATAAACCATGCCACGAGTTTGGCTCCCCAGTTTTTTCTTCTGGAGTTCCTCTTAGCAGTATACTACCACAGGTTCAGATAGAAGCCATCCTATGGGGTCTAGGAACAGCGTTGGGAGAACTTCCTCCTTACTTTATCTCCAGAGCAG CAAGTCTTTCCGGTGGCAAAATGAAAGAATTGGAGACATGTTCTGGTGACGATAACGGATTCATTGCTAAACGCGTAAATCAGATCAAAAGCTGGTTATTGTCGCATTCACAATATCTCAACTTCTTCACAATCCTGATTCTTGCTTCG GTTCCTAACCCATTATTCGACCTTGCTGGAATCATGTGTGGACAATTCGAGAAACCGTTTTGGGAGTTTTTCCTTGCAACCTTGATTGGAAAGGCAATCATCAAGACACATATACAG ACGGTTTTCATCATATGCGTCTGTAATAATCAGCTTCTTGACTGGGTAGAGAATGAGCTGATATATATTCTGAGCTTTGTGCCCGGTTTTGCTTCTGCATTGCCTGAGCTCACAGCGAAACTCCGCTTAATGAAAGAGAAGTACTTGATTGCTTCGCCTCCAGTATCTTCTGATATCAAT GTCAAGAAATGGGATCTTTCTTTTGCATCCGTGTGGAACGGAGTCGTGTGGCTGatgcttttgaatttcttcgGCCAGATTGTGACTTCAACTGCACAGAGATACctaaagaagcaacaagaagaagaactagaTGCCTTGACCAACAAGTCGTCGCTGACCTCAAAGAAATCTAAGTAG